The sequence ATAATCGAAAAATTGCTTCAATCTGGATTCTTTAAAGTTAACACTGTTCAacaaattctattttatttacaaattttgaaattttcatacaatttaATGATCATAGGGAAAGTAGAACAAAAtttttagctatttttttttctttcaattttattataaaattgtacaaaatttatgaaactgatatatatattccatatatttgaaaataaaaagtaattgcATTCATAAAACACCAATGACAACAATACATTATCAATGTTTACCTCATacattgaatgaaaaaaaaatcgataaacCATAGAAAATCATATAAGCGACGATCATTTGTTCTACTGTGATTCCCGCTTAAATGTAAAACCATATCACATGACAGTCATGTGatttcaaaaacacaaaatgggGAAGCATGTGGTTCATATTTTTATTGGCCAAAGAGGATGCAGTACTGATAATCATCCAGGGAAGGGTAGAATGTTTTTGACCTTAATAAAATGGCGGAAATTgcattatctttaatatttcaaGTAATAATAACATTTCTGGGCAGAGTTTTAGGCATCTTTGTTGTAGTCAGATGACCTTCACCAACATGTTATGGAACGGTAAATCTTGATGACGTCACGGCTTttgtttagaaatataaaaccGAAAACTAAATCGGTGCGTCATTTCTGGTACGCGTCAAAACAGGTACCAAGACGATACTATAACACGTAGTATAATTTGGGAATCTGCAAAATATTGCATCATTCTAGTTTGACTTTAATAACCCATCATGACTTTACCCTGCAGGTTGATGGTTCTGTGTGGTATCTTCGTTCATCAGTCATCTACGTGTATTTATTGCTTGGGttaaggaattgtatatttaaatatacaattccttgctTGGGTGCAATACAAGTGTTTGTGATAAAACCGGAAAGTTGTATTCTAAACTCCGGACCAAGCCGTCATTTTTTTCCGGGGAAAAATTTGCCGGTTTTTATTTCAGTAATAGCGTTATTGTAAACTTATCAAAGCGAATGTAATCTGGTATAACTACTTTACGATCTTTCCGATAGTAAAGCcacattaaatcttttattattaaatattttgattacttTCAGTTAATTTAAcgttaaatatataatacaggTCCAAGGTATAAATTGACTAGCCGTTTGACAGCCTTCGATCTAGATTGGATTAACTATTCCTTTTATAACACACTACTAGCATGACATAATAAAactaattatattaaaaacgtTAACGTTTCTGAGTCCATGGTCATTAACTGGTCCGATCAAAATTTGTGACCTTTATGGCTTACAGTGACACATAGAACATATGTGGCATAGGCCATATTGTTCACTTCCCAAATGCTTTGTTCACTCATAGAGATATAATAGCCATTGCCATTGTATGAATGGTTCACTGTATGTTAACAgtagacttttgaaaatataaacatacaagGAGAGGGTTGCACGTGTAAGCTACGAACTGTATATTTCCATAAATGACGGGGTGGAGGCGATACAGGTTTACATTGAATCATAGACAACTAGCATGgcaagaaaaatattttcattttcaattttgactacGAAATTTGGGTGTGAAAATGTCGCGTATAAGCTCCTACCTGAataggaattaaaaaaaatatacatgtgctaTAGTACATATGCTTACTAAGAAAACTAAGAAAATTAATACATCTATAAAATCATTACTATGTTTACCGTACCACAGTTCAGAAACCATTTACTAGTATATCGcagtaaataaaacataagaGGAAGACCGGACTACAACCTAGTCAGTGTAGTTGCGTATTTCAGACTTAGACCTTACCAACGACATGCCATGGGAGTCAAACGAAGATAAGACCAGCTTTTTTTGTGGTAttgtaataatataaaataataatattttactccGACGTGATTTGTGTTGACTATAGGTATATTCAAGAAGTCAAAAAATCATTGGCTTGATAACAACACCAACAACAATCCCTTACTAACATgcagaataaaagcaaaggtgGCCTTTTATAACCGACTATATATACGGTATagttttttcctcattgttgaagatggTAATGTTGCCTGTAATTGCTGACATCCATTTTATTTGAAGTATGGTGCgtggttgtctcattggcaatcatatatcCACATCTCCAAATTGTTATAAGACCCACAGTCAACGTTATTTTGTCCGTCTCGCCTTAGTCTCGTGTCGATAACAAAGTTAATAAACTTGTATAATCATTATGACATTGTATAATATTGACATATATACTTTAAGCAGTGTGATATTGACTCTCCAGTAGGTTTACTTTACATGATGTCTTTACTATACCTTCGATGATCTTTATGATAATAAaacctaatttatgtaaatgacATGTTAATATTGTCTTATGTGATACGTTCGTTGTTTCGTCACTGGTATCTGTTTGTAGTCGGATATTCCAGAATagaatatcaaaaaaaatcttatatattCCAAACGGACATACTCGGCCACGGTCTCTCAAATTAGACATTGCTTATATATTCTAATGCTGAGTCGAGATCGCTGCTGGTGGTCTAGCTAGCCCCTGAGGGTGTCAGCAGCTCAGAATTCAGAGACTTATAACATAACCGTCCTTAATTCTACgttaataaatttagaaatcaTAATAACTAAGGTTCTATATAACTCATCCAGGCAAAATTGACTTTGGTGAATTGACTACCTTTTTAGAccctttttatgaatatagCTCCTTCAGTGTCATTGGCTATCAAAGGCTTGTGCGTCAGCATTTATGATCACTCAGGATAAATTCAGACAAACGTATATATGCGTATTGATGGAAATCgggaaaaaaagtgaaaaaaccaATTAAAGGCTGGGTCAAAAAATCAAGTTCGACTTCGGagggtttttaaatttttggttcATGTTACTCAACATGTCTTTATAAGCAAGCAGGCATGAGCATTCGCCAGCTAAATATCAGCGAAAATGTACTAAGGatattataacaaaacataaattatacGAAACATAATTTTAGTCTGTAGAAACACCTCAAGAATCACAATGCGGATTCCATTATTATCCTGTAATTCCAGTTTGTGGTTTATctttatcaaacaaatatatcaaacgaTTTCTGTTTGACCAACATAGTTTATCACAGTAGAATTACATAAAGGTTGACAAACTTTAATAATTCAACTGTATACCGTAGCTAAATTTAAACCCATACATGCCGAGACATCTAAATATATTGACATgctagaccaaaacacaaatataaatggTCATATatcgtttattttaaaaattcgtgcagaaaatataaaattatttattctgaaactaaaaagtaaaaataatcacacaatatttatttatatttatttccatAAAAAGTGTTTATATGTTCGTTCGTATGATACATCTGACAATAGCACTTTCACTCACCCTTCGTTAGATAAATACTGTTCTTAGTAAATGCTGACAAAAAGAAAACGAATGTAAAATATCAAGAGATTATAAAATCACTTTTTCGTTTAAAAATCTAAGGCTATAGCAAGAGACCCAGTAATATATCTTCATCCTTTAAGGGTTATACATAtacaatgcaaataaaaatttacatgtatttcagttgcACATGtagtaaaaagaaaagtattttaaaaatgcagCGCAATTTACAtctgaaataacaaatttaGCCTATGAAATAATAACTGTATTGTTGCACATATAAATCTGATTTACCTGGTAAATGATAAGAAACTCACCTTGTCCTAAAGAGaaattaaattccaaaataaaaattaacacaaCGTAGCAAAATTGTCTGATGGAAATCATTTTTGGTAATTATGCCTTAATAAATGCTTGATTCAGCAACATTCTTAGACATTTCTTCACTTTCCTATTATGCTAAACACCTATGTGAGCAGACGCCTTCATTGAAGTGCAGAATTTAAAGGTAAGACAACTATAGCCTGTTTCAGTTAAGTAAAATATcgtgaatttaaaataaaaaaatatcggaAGTAAAGTTTAGGattaaaaaacaacaagatTAAAATTATAGCAAAGTTGTCACATTTCTGCTAGGTAAATAATACGTATATGTAACATGagaataatatatatcaaatatatattttgaagcTATTTCATCAGTTTAGTATACgtataaagaatattaccagagtacaatttattaaagaaaatagtACCATAGTAATATAATTAACAATGAGAAACCCGTTCTGAAAATACAGTCATCTTCGTCCTCCAAATACAGAAATtcattgcaaaaaataaatcaccATCAAATTCAGTGCCCCCTTGACAAATTTGTGTAAtcctaatttcagaaaaaaaataacaaaagataatgaaaatatGCCTGGCATCGTATCTGGACTTTCAGgtcttttgttatatttttgttcgcGCTGTAGATTTCTGTCCTATTtgcgttaaaaaaaaatacatattaagTATATTATAATCGTATTTCATACTGCCAGGAATATTGACTTAGGAAGTGACTTTTGATTTAGATATACTGTTCACAGATATTGCGTTTTATATGGAATGGTAGGTACTTCTCgggtttttttctgatttagactgtgattttaatCTCAGAGATATTTACTGTTTTCATACCATATGCAACATAAAATACTGTTAAGGTCATTTCAGTTCCAGAACCTTGGTGTTGCCCTTTAAAGAGTATAAATGCATAAGCCTGCTATACtgtcttgttttatttgtttcgaTGATTCGTATATATAGTAGCGAATGACTAATGgagatttacataaaaaatggcTTGGAACTCCGAGATTTCAATTACTCTACCATGTATTTATGGAGGTAGAATTTTTGTGATACATGTCAGGAGCGGATCCatccattttaaaagggggagggggtcccaacccaggactaaaaagggggaggggtttcAAACTATATgtctccattcaaatgcattgatcagtcaaaaaagggggggttcaaCCCCCCGGGACCCcctcccctggatccgccaatgcaTGCGCAACGATTTGCTGAAtgctttttacaaattgttgaaatattgaGCTATTACGCAACTTTCTTACGTTATGATAGGATTGAGAGCTCACAAAAATGTTAAACCCAGCATATTCTTTATGtgcaaaatataacaaaggTAAAAGTATGTAAATTTTACCGGAACtaaatttatcaatttgtttaaaatgccTTCGACACTGAGAAACACGTAGCGTTGCATAACATTGTATGCTCATGTAAATGTTAAACGATTGAAAAACGATCTCTTTTAAACCGGAAAACCATGTGCGTGAGTGACCCAAATATTGGGAACATCGGACGACCCTAacaaaataaggagatatggtataaTAATTAATTGTTACTGAAACAATTCTCTACCCTAGACCAAAATaccttgtgttttaatttcaaaagcgtATAGATCATTAGCTCTGACGTGTGTACAATGTCCTACGGGGGATAACTCAAATCCGTTTGCATTtaaaatgctttaaaacatgttttgaatAGCAATATTACAAAACGCTCATTAATGTCCGAGAGGCCAAATGACACCCACAAATAAAAGCAGGGAAGTGATAGAACTtcatgatttgaaaataaaaaaaaggttgtGATCAACAATTAAGGCAATGCATTTGACTAAGGAAAAGGTTTCGCCATACGCCCTGCGCCTCTTTTTTACTgcatagttttgatttttttaacgttgtaaaaattgttaacggtcaataaatgaattttcctatgtgttatttatcttattttctgTCAGAAGTTTAACGACTATCGCATTCTTTTTCGTTTTCTCTAACAATAGTTTGTTCTGATAACGGGCACAATTGAACTGTTCTCGTTTCACGTATTCCGTGTAATAAAAATCTAAAGACACTTCCTCTTCCTCTCGGCGAACATACTTCACCATCAACAGCACCATGCTTAGACCATAGAAACACAACACTACAAtaatgtacaaaaatcttccGTCATATGCGCCGTCATCAACGCTGTTTGATGCTGTAGTGTTTTCACATGCGTATAAGTTTGTATTATTCACAGTCAAATTATATTGCAGATATATACATCCGTTGGTGATTTGTGTAGTGTTAACTGAAAAGatacaatatttattaaagtgattatttttttcatatgtgGTTCAATAAATGCATGCTGCTatgatattttacatttcaattaaTGTATCCTGTGTATAACTGATAGGGGTTTCCTTTTACACATTTACTTTTTCTTTCATATATGTATAGATACTTGCATCTATTTTGGTTTTAAAGGCTGTGGCTGAACCTGGAAAAAATTTGTAACAAATGCCACATCTTAATTCTACGAGATGTATTCATGCTGTTTATAGAGCTGGCAAGTTTACATCATGACCACCAATTTAAGTTCATtgttaatgtttaaaaa is a genomic window of Mytilus trossulus isolate FHL-02 chromosome 1, PNRI_Mtr1.1.1.hap1, whole genome shotgun sequence containing:
- the LOC134710341 gene encoding uncharacterized protein LOC134710341 produces the protein MDHLNQSNVNTTQITNGCIYLQYNLTVNNTNLYACENTTASNSVDDGAYDGRFLYIIVVLCFYGLSMVLLMVKYVRREEEEVSLDFYYTEYVKREQFNCARYQNKLLLEKTKKNAIVVKLLTENKINNT